A stretch of Amycolatopsis balhimycina FH 1894 DNA encodes these proteins:
- the menD gene encoding 2-succinyl-5-enolpyruvyl-6-hydroxy-3-cyclohexene-1-carboxylic-acid synthase: protein MNPSTAQARVIVDELVRNTVSHVVLCPGSRNAPLSIALYDAAAAGKLQLHVRIDERGAAFLALGIAARTGRPVAVLCTSGTAAANFHPAVLEADRAGVPLIVLTADRPPELRAAGASQVIDQHQLYGNAIRYFDELAVAERRAGQNSYWRSQICRAWNAAYGEWRCGPVHLNIPFREPLVPDLDDDGEWYESLDGRADGSRWTELPDFGALPSFVVPSARHGLVIACDTGVQAASEWAEQHGWPVVSETGGLGLSGGTAISSGAWLLGVEEFIGRHKPEQVLCLGRPTVFRQIQNVLSDASVEVLLVRPDSDWPAPAHNVRQVGQWFDEPTKPADPEWLASWRRADAAAAAAVASTLADEPWPSGLRVATELVDALPPDSLLVVGSSNPTRDVALAGRLRADVLVHRNRGVAGIDGTVSTAIGAAYVHRGPSYALLGDLTFLHDASGLLTGPAEQRPDLTIVVLNDDGGGIFSLLEQGAPEHSASFERVFGTPHGADLGALCAGYRVPHVVAETLTEFRAALAPVPGLRVVEVRVDRSRHRDLHARLRAAVSSAVSAV, encoded by the coding sequence GTGAACCCTTCCACCGCGCAGGCCAGGGTCATCGTCGACGAACTCGTCCGCAACACCGTTTCGCACGTCGTCCTCTGCCCCGGCTCCCGCAACGCGCCGCTGTCGATCGCGCTCTATGACGCGGCGGCGGCCGGGAAGCTCCAGCTCCACGTCCGGATCGACGAGCGCGGCGCCGCCTTCCTCGCGCTCGGCATCGCCGCGCGGACCGGCCGCCCGGTGGCCGTGCTCTGCACGTCCGGCACCGCGGCCGCGAACTTCCACCCCGCCGTCCTGGAGGCCGACCGGGCCGGTGTCCCGCTGATCGTGCTGACCGCCGACCGGCCGCCCGAGCTGCGCGCGGCCGGCGCGTCGCAGGTCATCGACCAGCACCAGCTCTACGGCAACGCCATCCGCTACTTCGACGAGCTGGCCGTCGCCGAGCGGCGGGCCGGCCAGAACTCGTACTGGCGCAGCCAGATCTGCCGCGCCTGGAACGCCGCGTACGGCGAGTGGCGCTGCGGGCCGGTGCACCTGAACATCCCGTTCCGCGAGCCGCTCGTGCCCGATCTCGACGACGACGGCGAATGGTACGAATCCCTCGACGGCCGTGCGGACGGTTCCCGCTGGACCGAGCTGCCGGACTTCGGCGCGCTGCCGTCGTTCGTGGTGCCTTCGGCGCGGCACGGCCTGGTCATCGCGTGCGACACCGGCGTCCAGGCGGCCAGCGAGTGGGCCGAGCAGCACGGCTGGCCGGTGGTGTCGGAGACCGGCGGCCTCGGCCTGTCCGGCGGTACGGCGATCTCGTCCGGAGCGTGGCTGCTCGGCGTCGAGGAATTCATCGGGCGGCACAAGCCCGAGCAGGTGCTCTGCCTGGGCCGTCCGACGGTGTTCCGGCAGATCCAGAACGTGCTCTCGGACGCCTCGGTCGAGGTGCTGCTGGTGCGCCCGGACTCGGACTGGCCGGCACCCGCGCACAACGTCCGGCAGGTCGGGCAGTGGTTCGACGAGCCGACCAAGCCCGCCGACCCGGAGTGGCTGGCGAGCTGGCGCCGCGCCGACGCGGCGGCCGCGGCCGCGGTGGCGTCGACGCTGGCCGACGAGCCGTGGCCCAGCGGGTTGCGGGTGGCGACCGAGCTGGTGGACGCCCTGCCGCCGGACTCGCTGCTGGTGGTCGGCTCGTCCAACCCGACCCGGGACGTCGCGCTGGCCGGGCGGCTGCGCGCGGACGTCCTCGTGCACCGAAACCGCGGTGTCGCGGGCATCGACGGCACGGTCTCGACGGCCATCGGCGCCGCGTACGTGCACCGGGGCCCGTCCTACGCGCTGCTGGGGGACCTGACGTTCCTGCACGACGCGTCGGGCCTGCTCACCGGGCCCGCCGAGCAGCGGCCGGACCTGACCATCGTCGTCCTCAACGACGACGGTGGCGGCATCTTTTCCCTGCTCGAGCAGGGGGCGCCGGAGCATTCGGCGAGCTTCGAGCGCGTCTTCGGCACCCCGCACGGCGCCGACCTGGGCGCGCTGTGCGCCGGCTACCGCGTGCCGCACGTCGTCGCGGAAACCCTCACGGAGTTCCGGGCGGCGCTGGCGCCCGTGCCGGGGCTGCGGGTGGTGGAGGTGCGGGTGGACCGTTCGCGGCACCGCGACCTGCACGCCCGGCTGCGCGCGGCGGTGTCTTCGGCCGTCTCCGCGGTCTGA
- a CDS encoding M1 family metallopeptidase: MRARTRTGLGALAAGVVSVLLAGTASAAPSPGAPGAGDPYYPNAGNGGTDVLHYDIRLTYQPATDLLSGTTTLLLTATQDLSRFDLDFALKASSVRVNNRPAQFTNQTGNGELVVTPAQPLLKGQTATVVVAYADTPSTEKVDGLNAWKKGSFGALGIDEPQSSAWWFPANDHPTDKATYDVTIEAPDDNAAISNGTLVRKTKSRAGWTRWQWRSTKPQATYLTSFIVGKYEVVESTTPDGKPFITAYGADLGDSLYAAKASVERTAEINEFLATQFGPYPFEAEGGVVTSGIGFSLENQTRPTYGARNFRAGSNTNLIAHENAHQWFGDNVSLGRWSDIWLNEGFASYASWLWSEHEGEGTVAELAQYTYDSNAADAPLWKLVPADVGADNQFDNAVYDRGALTLQALRTAVGDEAFFAILKTWQATKGGSDGRILEFIALAEKISGKPLHDLFQTWLYTAGKPAVGPNGAAAPALRAAAAPVKPKSYDQIQANHRFLAAEHAG; the protein is encoded by the coding sequence ATGCGTGCAAGAACGCGCACCGGCCTCGGTGCGCTCGCGGCCGGCGTCGTCTCGGTGCTGCTCGCCGGTACCGCGAGCGCGGCGCCCTCACCCGGCGCCCCCGGTGCCGGCGACCCCTACTACCCGAACGCCGGCAACGGCGGCACCGACGTGCTGCACTACGACATCCGGCTGACCTACCAGCCCGCGACCGACCTCCTGTCGGGCACGACGACGCTGCTGCTCACCGCCACGCAGGACCTCTCGCGGTTCGACCTGGACTTCGCGCTGAAGGCGTCGAGCGTGCGGGTGAACAACCGGCCGGCGCAGTTCACGAACCAGACCGGCAACGGCGAGCTCGTCGTCACGCCGGCGCAGCCGCTGCTCAAGGGCCAGACCGCGACCGTCGTCGTCGCCTACGCGGACACGCCGTCCACCGAGAAGGTCGACGGCCTCAACGCGTGGAAGAAGGGCTCCTTCGGCGCGCTCGGCATCGACGAGCCGCAGAGCTCGGCGTGGTGGTTCCCGGCCAACGACCACCCGACCGACAAGGCGACCTACGACGTCACCATCGAGGCGCCGGACGACAACGCCGCCATCTCCAACGGCACCCTCGTCCGGAAGACGAAGAGCCGCGCGGGCTGGACCCGCTGGCAGTGGCGCAGCACGAAACCGCAGGCGACGTACCTGACGTCGTTCATCGTCGGCAAGTACGAGGTCGTCGAGTCGACGACGCCCGACGGCAAGCCGTTCATCACGGCCTACGGCGCCGACCTCGGCGACTCGCTGTACGCGGCGAAGGCCAGCGTCGAGCGGACGGCGGAGATCAACGAGTTCCTGGCGACGCAGTTCGGGCCGTACCCGTTCGAGGCCGAGGGCGGCGTCGTGACCAGCGGCATCGGCTTCTCCCTGGAGAACCAGACGCGGCCCACGTACGGCGCCCGGAACTTCCGCGCGGGCTCGAACACGAACTTGATCGCGCACGAGAACGCCCACCAGTGGTTCGGCGACAACGTTTCGCTGGGTCGGTGGAGCGACATCTGGCTGAACGAGGGCTTCGCGTCCTACGCGTCGTGGCTGTGGTCGGAGCACGAGGGTGAGGGCACGGTCGCGGAGCTGGCGCAGTACACGTACGACTCGAACGCGGCGGACGCTCCGCTGTGGAAGCTGGTCCCGGCCGACGTGGGCGCGGACAACCAGTTCGACAACGCCGTCTACGACCGGGGTGCGCTGACGCTCCAGGCGCTGCGGACCGCCGTCGGTGACGAGGCGTTCTTTGCCATTTTGAAGACGTGGCAGGCTACGAAGGGCGGTTCGGACGGGCGGATTCTGGAGTTCATCGCGCTGGCGGAGAAGATCTCGGGCAAGCCGCTGCACGACCTGTTCCAGACGTGGCTGTACACGGCGGGCAAGCCCGCGGTGGGCCCGAACGGCGCGGCCGCTCCTGCGTTGCGCGCCGCCGCGGCTCCCGTGAAGCCGAAGTCGTACGACCAGATCCAGGCGAACCACCGGTTCCTCGCCGCGGAACACGCGGGGTAG
- a CDS encoding PLP-dependent cysteine synthase family protein, which produces MSRLHSRSWVREAVRIIEADANRSADTHLHVFPLPPEWGIDLYLKDESVHPTGSLKHRLARSLFLYGLVNGHIGSDTVLVEASSGSTAVSEAYFARMLGLRFITVVPRRTSKEKIALIEFYGGECHYVDEAPAMYPEAERLAAECGGHYLDQFTYAERATDWRGNNNIAESVFAQMRSERHPVPAWIVVGAGTGGTSATFGRYVRYKRHTTKVCVVDPENSSFYGAWETGALDYATGMPSRIEGIGRPRCEPSFVPGVIDEMFRIPDAGSLAAIRLLRERTGHWAGGSTGTNLYGAFRLISRMVEDGQAGSVVTLLCDGGERYAHTYYNDEWLAKQNLDLAPHTALFEEFLTTGKFVPES; this is translated from the coding sequence ATGAGCCGGCTGCACAGCCGCAGCTGGGTCCGCGAAGCCGTCCGGATCATCGAGGCCGACGCCAACCGCAGCGCCGACACGCACCTGCACGTCTTCCCGCTGCCCCCGGAGTGGGGCATCGACCTGTACCTCAAGGACGAGTCCGTCCACCCGACCGGCTCGCTGAAGCACCGGCTGGCCCGGTCGTTGTTCCTCTACGGCCTGGTCAACGGCCACATAGGGTCGGACACCGTGCTGGTCGAGGCCTCCAGCGGGTCGACCGCGGTCTCCGAGGCCTACTTCGCCCGGATGCTCGGGCTGCGGTTCATCACCGTCGTGCCCCGGCGCACGTCGAAGGAGAAGATCGCGCTCATCGAGTTCTACGGCGGCGAGTGTCACTACGTCGACGAAGCGCCGGCGATGTATCCCGAGGCCGAGCGGCTCGCGGCCGAGTGCGGCGGGCACTACCTCGACCAGTTCACCTACGCCGAGCGCGCGACGGACTGGCGGGGCAACAACAACATCGCCGAGTCGGTGTTCGCGCAGATGCGCTCGGAGCGCCACCCGGTCCCGGCGTGGATCGTGGTCGGCGCGGGCACGGGCGGCACGAGCGCGACCTTCGGCCGGTACGTCCGTTACAAGCGGCACACGACGAAGGTCTGCGTCGTCGACCCGGAGAACTCGTCGTTCTACGGCGCCTGGGAGACCGGCGCCCTGGACTACGCCACCGGCATGCCGTCGCGGATCGAAGGGATCGGACGCCCGCGGTGCGAGCCGTCGTTCGTGCCCGGCGTCATCGACGAGATGTTCCGGATCCCGGACGCCGGCTCGCTGGCGGCGATCCGGCTGCTGCGCGAGCGGACCGGGCATTGGGCGGGCGGCTCGACGGGCACCAACCTGTACGGCGCCTTCCGGCTCATCTCGCGCATGGTCGAGGACGGCCAGGCGGGCAGCGTCGTCACCCTGCTGTGCGACGGCGGCGAGCGGTACGCGCACACCTACTACAACGACGAGTGGCTCGCGAAGCAGAACCTGGACCTGGCGCCGCACACCGCGTTGTTCGAGGAGTTCCTCACGACCGGGAAGTTCGTCCCGGAGAGCTAG
- a CDS encoding 1,4-dihydroxy-2-naphthoate polyprenyltransferase: MASLSEWIEGARPRTLPNAVAPVVAGVGAAIALDAFSWWRSVLALLVSLSLIVGVNYANDYSDGIRGTDENRVGPLRLVGSGVAAPKAVLTAALIALGLAGVLGLVLVAVSGHWWLLAMGALCILGAWFYTGGKKPYGYYGFGEIAVFVFFGLAGVLGTVYVQASRVSWAALGCAVAVGCFSTAVLTANNLRDIPTDVESGKRTLATRLGDQGTRRLYLALIAVPYVLSGILQFTTHSLAALTVLSAALLPQSVKAILRDATGRDLIPALRDTGLAMLAWAVLAAVGLNI; this comes from the coding sequence ATGGCGAGCTTGAGCGAGTGGATCGAAGGGGCCCGGCCGCGGACGCTGCCCAACGCGGTGGCGCCGGTGGTGGCGGGCGTCGGCGCGGCGATCGCGCTGGACGCGTTCTCCTGGTGGCGTTCGGTGCTGGCGCTGCTGGTCTCCCTCTCGCTGATCGTCGGCGTCAACTACGCCAACGACTACTCCGACGGCATCCGCGGCACGGACGAGAACCGCGTCGGCCCGCTGCGACTGGTCGGCTCGGGCGTCGCCGCACCCAAGGCCGTGCTGACGGCGGCCCTGATCGCGCTGGGCCTGGCCGGGGTGCTGGGGCTGGTCCTCGTGGCGGTCAGCGGGCACTGGTGGCTGCTGGCGATGGGCGCGCTGTGCATCCTCGGCGCGTGGTTCTACACCGGCGGCAAGAAGCCTTACGGCTACTACGGCTTCGGCGAGATCGCCGTCTTCGTGTTCTTCGGCCTGGCCGGCGTCCTCGGCACGGTGTACGTCCAGGCCAGCCGGGTCAGCTGGGCGGCGCTGGGGTGCGCGGTCGCGGTCGGCTGCTTCTCGACGGCGGTCCTGACGGCCAACAACCTCCGTGACATCCCGACCGACGTCGAGTCCGGCAAGCGCACCCTCGCGACGCGCCTGGGCGACCAGGGCACGCGCCGGCTCTACCTGGCGCTGATCGCCGTGCCGTACGTGCTCAGCGGAATCCTGCAGTTCACCACGCACTCGCTCGCCGCGCTCACGGTGCTGAGCGCCGCTCTGCTGCCCCAGTCCGTCAAGGCGATCCTCCGGGACGCGACCGGCCGCGACCTCATCCCGGCACTGCGCGACACCGGGCTCGCGATGCTCGCGTGGGCGGTGCTGGCCGCGGTCGGCCTGAACATCTAG
- the menE gene encoding o-succinylbenzoate--CoA ligase, whose translation MLPIHLDGSPEALHTLKAAVADALGGAPAVLPFTDPALRDAMAPDEPAEPGTAVVIATSGSTGAPKGVLLSARALTASAEATHARLGGPGHWLLATPAHYIGGLQVLVRSLLAGTEPAVLTGTGFRPDDFAAAAATLKGGPRYTALVPTQLVRLLDDGGVGLAAAKTFDAIVVGAAATSVSLRERAADAGVRIVPAYGMSETASGCVYDGFPLDGVRVDIEGDRIRIAGDVLAHGYRRQPGLTAEAFRAGWFTTSDRGIRHEDGRVEVLGRADDMINTGGVKVSAAAVERCLCAQPGVRDACVVGLPDPEWGEAVVALVVSSGDAGDLRAAVRAELGPASTPKRVEFTGALPLRGPGKIDRAAVKARLLPGQNG comes from the coding sequence CTGCTCCCGATCCACCTCGACGGCTCGCCCGAGGCGCTCCACACGCTGAAGGCGGCCGTCGCGGACGCGCTGGGCGGCGCCCCGGCGGTGCTGCCGTTCACCGACCCGGCGCTGCGCGACGCGATGGCCCCCGACGAGCCCGCCGAGCCGGGCACCGCCGTGGTCATCGCCACCTCCGGTTCGACCGGCGCACCCAAGGGCGTGCTGCTGTCGGCCCGCGCGCTGACCGCGTCCGCCGAGGCCACCCACGCCCGGCTCGGCGGTCCCGGGCACTGGCTGCTGGCCACCCCGGCGCACTACATCGGCGGGCTGCAGGTGCTGGTCCGGTCGCTGCTGGCGGGCACCGAGCCGGCCGTCCTGACCGGCACCGGGTTCCGCCCGGACGACTTCGCCGCCGCGGCCGCGACGCTGAAGGGCGGCCCCCGGTACACGGCGCTGGTGCCGACCCAGCTGGTCCGCCTCCTCGACGACGGCGGCGTGGGCCTGGCCGCGGCGAAGACGTTCGACGCGATCGTGGTCGGCGCGGCGGCGACCTCGGTGTCCTTGCGGGAGCGTGCCGCCGACGCCGGCGTGCGGATCGTGCCGGCGTACGGGATGAGCGAGACGGCGAGCGGCTGCGTCTACGACGGCTTCCCCCTCGACGGCGTCCGCGTCGACATCGAGGGCGACCGGATCCGCATCGCGGGCGACGTCCTCGCGCACGGCTACCGGCGGCAGCCTGGGCTGACGGCGGAGGCGTTCCGCGCCGGCTGGTTCACGACGTCCGACCGGGGGATCCGGCACGAAGACGGCCGGGTGGAGGTGCTCGGCCGGGCCGACGACATGATCAACACCGGTGGCGTGAAGGTCTCGGCGGCCGCGGTCGAACGCTGCCTCTGCGCGCAGCCGGGCGTGCGCGACGCGTGCGTCGTCGGCCTGCCGGACCCGGAGTGGGGCGAGGCCGTGGTGGCGCTCGTCGTGTCCTCCGGTGACGCGGGTGACCTGCGAGCGGCGGTCCGGGCCGAGCTGGGACCGGCGTCGACGCCGAAGCGCGTCGAGTTCACCGGGGCGCTGCCCCTGCGCGGACCTGGGAAGATCGACCGGGCGGCGGTGAAAGCCCGGCTGCTGCCGGGTCAAAACGGCTGA
- a CDS encoding 1,4-dihydroxy-2-naphthoyl-CoA synthase: MDDARVSELFDPAAWTEVEGFAFTDITYHRSAGSRGGKRVVRIAFDRPEVRNAFRPHTVDELYRALDHARMSADVGCVLLTGNGPSPKDGGWAFCSGGDQRIRGRSGYQYASGETSDTVDPARAGRLHILECQRLIRFMPKPVIAVVPGWAAGGGHSLHVVCDLTLASAEHAKFKQTDADVGSFDGGYGSAYLAKMVGQKFAREIFFLGREYSAEQMHRMGAVNAVVPHADLEKEALDWAWTIAGKSPTAQRMLKYAFNLTDDGLVGQQLFAGETTRLAYMQDEAVEGRDAFLQKRDPDFKDVPYYY; the protein is encoded by the coding sequence GTGGATGACGCCCGAGTTTCCGAGCTGTTCGACCCCGCCGCGTGGACCGAGGTCGAAGGTTTCGCCTTCACCGACATCACCTACCACCGCTCCGCCGGCAGTCGCGGCGGCAAGCGCGTCGTGCGCATCGCGTTCGACCGTCCCGAGGTCCGCAACGCCTTCCGGCCGCACACCGTCGACGAGCTCTACCGGGCGCTGGACCACGCCCGGATGAGCGCCGACGTCGGCTGCGTCCTGCTCACCGGCAACGGCCCCTCGCCCAAGGACGGCGGGTGGGCGTTCTGCTCCGGTGGTGACCAGCGTATTCGCGGACGGTCCGGGTATCAGTACGCGAGCGGGGAGACCTCCGACACGGTGGACCCCGCGCGGGCGGGCCGGCTGCACATCCTCGAGTGCCAGCGGCTCATCCGGTTCATGCCGAAACCGGTGATCGCGGTCGTGCCGGGCTGGGCCGCGGGCGGCGGGCACTCCCTGCACGTGGTGTGCGATCTCACGCTCGCCTCCGCCGAGCACGCGAAGTTCAAGCAGACCGACGCCGACGTCGGCTCGTTCGACGGCGGCTACGGCTCGGCCTACCTGGCGAAGATGGTCGGCCAGAAGTTCGCCCGCGAGATCTTCTTCCTCGGCCGGGAGTACTCCGCCGAGCAGATGCACCGGATGGGGGCGGTCAACGCCGTCGTCCCGCACGCCGACCTGGAAAAAGAGGCCCTGGACTGGGCGTGGACGATCGCCGGCAAGTCGCCGACGGCGCAGCGGATGCTGAAGTACGCGTTCAACCTCACCGACGACGGCCTCGTCGGCCAGCAGCTGTTCGCCGGCGAGACCACCCGGCTGGCGTACATGCAGGACGAAGCCGTCGAAGGCCGCGACGCGTTCCTCCAGAAGCGCGACCCCGATTTCAAGGACGTCCCCTATTACTACTGA
- a CDS encoding DUF3592 domain-containing protein has product MSTKGERARRAGWWITLGVASLLTVMCVCLLFAAIRNDGAISAQLGTATATVDSVAFDRTIIHFETPDGIVHSPANGVLYPDGLAAGQLVRIEYDASDPELARVAGRSATNTLLPLGSFAFFTWLVAGPALWWIRRQNKRTRAEPSAAA; this is encoded by the coding sequence GTGAGCACGAAAGGTGAGCGGGCGAGGCGCGCCGGGTGGTGGATCACCCTCGGTGTCGCCTCGCTCCTCACCGTGATGTGCGTGTGCCTGCTGTTCGCGGCGATCCGCAACGACGGAGCGATCTCGGCTCAGCTGGGAACGGCGACGGCGACGGTCGACTCGGTGGCGTTCGACCGCACGATCATCCACTTCGAAACCCCGGACGGCATCGTCCACAGCCCGGCGAACGGCGTGCTGTACCCGGACGGCCTGGCGGCGGGCCAGCTGGTCCGCATCGAGTACGACGCATCGGACCCGGAACTGGCCCGGGTGGCCGGCCGCTCGGCGACGAACACGTTGCTGCCGCTGGGGAGTTTCGCGTTCTTCACGTGGCTGGTGGCCGGGCCGGCCTTGTGGTGGATCCGGCGGCAGAACAAACGCACCCGGGCCGAGCCGTCGGCGGCGGCCTGA
- a CDS encoding AfsR/SARP family transcriptional regulator, which produces MEFRLLGTIEAHQDGKPVELGPVRQRSVLAALLADANRMVPVDQLIDRVWAESPPLRARDTLYSYLSRLRGLLAGGGLEIERLGGGYLPRVDPDAVDLHRFRRLVAEAREAEDEEAAVLFAQALALWRGEALADVGTEWADELRRDLRAEQWAAELDHADLRLRLRRHAELLAELTAWTRDHPLDERLAGQVVLALYRCGRQADALDHYEQLRRRLVRELGTDPSPPLRDLHQRVLRGDPDLTASASGARPGAGAVPHHFPAAPPSFIGRADELAALTAASHPEADVSRVVQISALAGAGGVGKTWLALHWAHAHRERFPDGRLFADLHGFSSAGAPLDPSVVVRGFLGALGVAPSRIPPDRDAQVALYRKLVDGKRMLVVLDNAADADQVVPLLPGSPAGTTIVTSRRHLAPLITRYGARHLQLDILSHGEAHALLTERLGAARIAAEPAAAEALIRLCGHYPLALAIMSRHAHTRPHIPLTEFAAELRDLGLDALDHEDPAVSLPTVLSWSLRALTGEQRTLFALLGIAPGADIGLPAAAALAGSPPRRTAKVLSMLEEASLLTRRAGGRYAMHDLIRDYATATAGRDLSRVERESALRRVIDFYTHTSHAADHRVDSHRQAVRLPAPAPGAEPGSPPDDSDAMAWFDNEHANLLAAQRTAADLGWHDAVWHLAWGLHTFQNRRGMLHDRLAVWRPALAAAPHLPDPAALSRSRRLLADVFANLRKHDEAVEHLQEAISLAERNEDDTEQSLAQHGLSWVWQLRGDDRRALAHATRALELFRGLGQPVWEARELNQVGWFAARTGDFETARTHCTAALALHRDHGDSHAEADTLDSLGYIEFHTGHHASAIQYYRAALTLYRDRGNTFQVADTLDRLGEPHAALGHDDDARTVWREALEMYRQQDRAEDAERVQRQLDALAGDRSSRAV; this is translated from the coding sequence GTGGAGTTCCGGTTGCTGGGCACGATCGAAGCCCATCAGGACGGCAAGCCGGTGGAGCTGGGGCCGGTCCGGCAGCGGTCCGTGCTGGCGGCACTGCTCGCCGACGCGAACCGGATGGTGCCGGTCGACCAGCTGATCGACCGTGTGTGGGCGGAGAGCCCGCCGCTGCGCGCGCGGGACACGCTGTACAGCTACCTGTCCCGCCTGCGCGGGTTGCTGGCGGGCGGCGGGCTGGAGATCGAGCGGCTCGGCGGCGGCTACCTCCCGCGCGTCGATCCCGACGCGGTGGACCTGCACCGGTTCCGGCGGCTCGTGGCCGAGGCCCGCGAGGCCGAAGACGAAGAGGCCGCCGTCCTCTTCGCGCAGGCCCTCGCGCTCTGGCGCGGGGAAGCGCTGGCCGACGTCGGCACCGAGTGGGCCGACGAACTGCGCCGGGACCTGCGTGCCGAACAATGGGCGGCGGAACTCGACCACGCCGACCTGCGCCTGCGCCTGCGCCGGCACGCCGAGCTGCTGGCGGAGCTGACGGCGTGGACCCGCGATCACCCCCTGGACGAGCGGCTCGCGGGCCAGGTCGTGCTGGCCCTCTACCGCTGCGGCCGCCAGGCCGACGCCCTCGACCACTACGAGCAGCTGCGGCGGCGGCTCGTCCGGGAGCTGGGCACCGATCCCAGCCCGCCGCTGCGGGACCTGCACCAGCGGGTCCTCCGCGGCGATCCGGACCTGACCGCGTCGGCGTCCGGCGCCCGGCCGGGCGCCGGCGCGGTACCGCACCACTTTCCCGCGGCACCGCCGTCGTTCATCGGCCGCGCGGACGAGCTCGCCGCGCTCACCGCCGCGTCCCACCCCGAGGCGGACGTGAGCCGGGTGGTGCAGATTTCCGCGCTGGCCGGCGCGGGCGGGGTCGGCAAGACGTGGCTGGCCCTGCACTGGGCGCACGCCCACCGCGAGCGGTTCCCGGACGGCAGGCTGTTCGCCGACCTGCACGGGTTCTCCTCGGCCGGCGCCCCGCTCGATCCGTCGGTTGTGGTGCGCGGGTTCCTCGGCGCGCTGGGCGTCGCGCCCAGCCGCATCCCACCGGATCGGGACGCCCAGGTCGCGTTGTACCGGAAGCTCGTCGACGGCAAGCGGATGCTGGTCGTGCTGGACAACGCTGCGGACGCCGACCAGGTGGTCCCGCTGCTGCCGGGCAGCCCGGCGGGCACGACCATCGTGACCAGCCGGCGGCACCTCGCCCCGCTGATCACGCGCTACGGCGCCCGGCACCTCCAGCTCGACATCCTCAGCCACGGCGAAGCGCACGCGCTGCTGACCGAACGGCTGGGCGCGGCCCGCATCGCCGCCGAGCCGGCGGCGGCCGAAGCGCTGATCCGCCTGTGCGGGCACTACCCGCTGGCGCTGGCCATCATGAGCCGCCACGCGCACACCCGGCCCCACATCCCGCTCACCGAGTTCGCCGCCGAACTGCGTGACCTCGGCCTCGACGCGCTCGACCACGAAGATCCTGCCGTCAGCCTGCCGACGGTCCTCTCGTGGTCCCTGCGGGCCCTCACCGGCGAACAACGCACCTTGTTCGCCCTGCTCGGCATCGCGCCCGGAGCGGACATCGGGCTGCCCGCCGCGGCCGCGCTCGCCGGCTCGCCGCCGCGGCGGACCGCCAAGGTGCTGAGCATGCTGGAGGAGGCCTCGCTGCTGACCCGCCGCGCCGGCGGCCGGTACGCGATGCACGACCTGATCCGCGACTACGCCACGGCCACCGCCGGCCGGGATCTTTCGCGCGTCGAGCGGGAATCCGCGCTGCGCCGGGTGATCGACTTCTACACCCACACCTCGCACGCGGCCGACCACCGGGTGGATTCCCACCGCCAGGCCGTCCGGCTCCCCGCTCCCGCGCCCGGCGCCGAACCCGGCTCGCCACCCGACGACTCGGATGCCATGGCGTGGTTCGACAACGAGCACGCCAACCTGCTGGCCGCCCAGCGCACCGCCGCGGACCTCGGGTGGCACGACGCGGTGTGGCACCTGGCGTGGGGGCTGCACACCTTCCAGAACCGGCGGGGGATGCTCCACGACCGGCTCGCCGTGTGGCGGCCCGCGCTGGCGGCCGCCCCGCACCTGCCCGACCCGGCCGCCCTCAGCCGGTCGCGCCGGCTGCTCGCCGACGTCTTCGCGAACCTCCGCAAGCACGACGAGGCCGTCGAGCACCTGCAGGAGGCGATCTCCCTCGCCGAACGGAACGAAGACGACACCGAGCAGTCCCTGGCCCAGCACGGGCTTTCGTGGGTCTGGCAGTTGCGCGGAGACGACCGGAGGGCGCTGGCGCACGCCACCCGCGCCCTGGAGCTCTTCCGCGGCCTGGGCCAGCCGGTCTGGGAGGCGCGCGAGCTCAACCAGGTGGGCTGGTTCGCCGCCAGGACCGGCGACTTCGAGACGGCGCGCACCCATTGCACGGCCGCGCTGGCCCTGCACCGGGACCACGGCGATTCCCACGCCGAGGCGGACACCCTGGACAGCCTCGGCTACATCGAGTTCCACACCGGCCACCACGCCTCGGCGATCCAGTACTACCGGGCGGCGCTGACCCTCTACCGCGACCGCGGCAACACCTTCCAGGTGGCCGACACCCTCGATCGTCTCGGCGAGCCGCACGCCGCGCTCGGCCACGACGACGACGCCCGCACGGTGTGGCGGGAGGCACTCGAGATGTACCGCCAGCAAGACCGGGCCGAGGACGCCGAACGCGTCCAGCGGCAGCTCGACGCCCTGGCCGGGGACCGATCGTCGCGCGCGGTCTGA